The following are encoded together in the Proteiniphilum saccharofermentans genome:
- the trpS gene encoding tryptophan--tRNA ligase, protein MDIVLSGIRSTGKLHLGNYYGALRNFIRMQEENRCYFFIADIHSLTTHPDPKMLHENVKNVLVDYLAAGIDPEKSVIYVQSDLPETVELYLYLNMHAYLGELSKTSSFKEKARKQPENVNAGLLTYPTLMAADILIHRADKVPVGKDQEQHLEMTRRFARRFNHFYGVEYFKEPVAYNFGEELVKIPGLDGSGKMGKSEGNAIYLGESPKEIEKKVKRALTDSGPTEPNSVKPDYIENLFILLRVVSTPEVVQHYEMQWNTCAIRYGDLKKQLAEDIIKVTTPIRERIQEIEKDDAYLRKVTLEGAERARESARKTIEGVREIVGFKPF, encoded by the coding sequence ATGGATATAGTATTAAGTGGTATTCGCTCTACCGGAAAATTACATTTAGGAAACTATTACGGTGCTTTACGCAACTTCATCAGGATGCAGGAGGAAAACAGGTGTTATTTCTTTATTGCCGACATACACTCCCTCACCACGCATCCCGACCCGAAGATGCTTCATGAGAATGTGAAGAACGTATTGGTGGATTACCTGGCTGCGGGGATTGACCCCGAGAAGTCGGTGATCTATGTGCAGAGCGACCTGCCTGAAACAGTAGAACTATATCTTTACCTCAATATGCATGCTTATCTGGGAGAACTCTCCAAAACCTCTTCATTCAAGGAAAAAGCACGAAAACAACCTGAGAACGTGAACGCGGGATTGCTTACCTATCCTACGCTGATGGCTGCCGATATCCTTATCCATCGTGCCGACAAAGTGCCTGTGGGAAAAGACCAGGAGCAGCATCTCGAAATGACGCGCCGCTTTGCCCGCCGCTTTAATCATTTCTATGGAGTGGAATACTTCAAGGAGCCGGTGGCCTATAATTTTGGGGAAGAACTGGTGAAGATACCCGGACTGGACGGTAGTGGAAAGATGGGGAAATCGGAAGGTAATGCCATCTACCTGGGTGAAAGCCCGAAAGAGATAGAGAAAAAGGTGAAAAGGGCGCTTACTGACTCAGGGCCGACCGAACCCAATTCCGTGAAACCAGATTATATTGAGAATCTTTTTATCCTCCTTCGTGTGGTCTCTACCCCCGAAGTGGTGCAGCATTATGAAATGCAATGGAATACCTGTGCCATCCGTTACGGTGACCTGAAAAAGCAACTGGCCGAAGATATTATTAAAGTTACAACTCCCATCCGTGAGCGGATCCAGGAGATTGAAAAAGATGATGCTTACCTGCGTAAAGTAACCCTTGAGGGTGCGGAGAGAGCAAGGGAAAGTGCCCGGAAAACCATTGAAGGTGTAAGGGAGATAGTCGGGTTCAAGCCTTTTTAA
- a CDS encoding succinate dehydrogenase/fumarate reductase cytochrome b subunit, whose protein sequence is MSWLIKSSIGRKFVQSISGLFLILFLLFHMSMNLVLLFNYETYDFLANEILGANWWAIVGTGVIAAGFVIHIIWGIILTIQNRKARGKERYESSSKTKTTWSSQNMFVLGLFLLLFLIAHLFQFWYQMQFKELFMIEGARHDSAQLVAEVFSNIWVVIFYELAFIALWFHLMHGFWSALHSAGVNNGVWMKRLKVLGNVISTIICLGFFIVPIAIYLGYSNLLG, encoded by the coding sequence ATGAGTTGGTTAATCAAATCATCTATCGGGCGGAAATTTGTCCAAAGTATTTCCGGCCTCTTTCTGATTCTGTTCCTGTTATTCCACATGTCGATGAATCTGGTACTGCTCTTCAACTATGAGACGTACGACTTTCTCGCCAATGAAATCCTTGGTGCGAACTGGTGGGCTATTGTCGGGACGGGAGTTATCGCGGCAGGTTTCGTGATCCACATTATCTGGGGGATTATCCTCACGATACAGAACCGGAAAGCTCGCGGGAAAGAAAGGTATGAGTCTTCGAGCAAGACCAAGACCACCTGGTCATCGCAGAACATGTTCGTCCTAGGACTGTTTTTACTGCTGTTCCTAATCGCACATCTTTTTCAATTCTGGTATCAGATGCAGTTCAAGGAACTATTCATGATTGAAGGGGCACGGCATGACAGCGCCCAGTTGGTGGCAGAAGTATTCTCCAACATTTGGGTTGTAATTTTTTATGAACTAGCTTTCATTGCTCTCTGGTTCCATCTGATGCACGGTTTCTGGAGCGCACTTCATTCTGCTGGAGTAAACAACGGCGTATGGATGAAACGCCTCAAAGTGCTAGGGAATGTAATTTCAACCATTATCTGTCTGGGATTTTTTATTGTACCCATAGCAATATACCTCGGATACTCTAACCTATTAGGATAA
- a CDS encoding fumarate reductase/succinate dehydrogenase flavoprotein subunit — MNKINSKIPEGPLAEKWTNYKNHQKLVNPANKRRLDIIVVGTGLAGASAAASLGEMGFNVLNFCIQDSPRRAHSIAAQGGINAAKNYPNDGDSVYRLFYDTIKGGDYRAREANVHRLAEVSNSIIDQCVAQGVPFAREYGGLLDNRSFGGAQVSRTFYARGQTGQQLLLGAYSALSRAIHKKQVKLYTRYEMVDLVIIDGRARGIIARNLVTGKLERFAAHAVVIGTGGYGNTFFLSTNAMTSNGSAAWQCYKRGAYFANPCMAQIHPTCIPVHGEFQSKLTLMSESLRNDGRIWVPKKLEDAKAIREGKLKPTDIKEEDRDYYLERRYPAFGNLVPRDVASRAAKERCDAGYGVGNTGLAVYLDFAEAINRLGKDVVEARYGNLFQMYEKIVDDNPYETPMMIYPAIHYTMGGIWVDYELMTSIPGLFAIGEANFSDHGANRLGASALMQGLADGYFVLPYTIQNYLADQINVPRFKTDAPEFEKVEKEINERIDRLMNIKGKHSVDHIHKELGHIMWDFVGMGRDAEGLKTAIEKLKKVKKDFWTNLRIPGNKDTLNVELEKALRLADFIEIGELMAHDALDREESCGGHFRLEHQTPEGEALRHDDQFSYVSCWEYQGEDKDPVMYKEPLNYEFVVRQQRNYKS; from the coding sequence ATGAACAAGATAAATTCCAAAATCCCCGAAGGACCTCTCGCCGAGAAATGGACCAATTACAAAAACCATCAAAAGTTGGTGAACCCGGCCAATAAACGCCGCCTCGATATCATTGTGGTAGGTACCGGTCTGGCCGGCGCATCGGCAGCCGCCTCATTAGGTGAGATGGGGTTCAATGTACTGAATTTCTGCATCCAGGATTCTCCCCGCCGTGCACACTCTATCGCAGCGCAGGGAGGCATCAATGCAGCCAAGAACTATCCGAACGACGGTGACTCCGTCTACCGTCTGTTTTATGATACGATCAAGGGGGGTGACTACCGTGCACGCGAAGCCAACGTGCACCGCCTGGCAGAAGTATCAAATAGCATTATCGACCAGTGTGTGGCACAGGGTGTTCCTTTTGCACGCGAATACGGAGGTTTGCTCGACAACCGTTCATTCGGGGGTGCACAGGTATCCCGTACTTTCTACGCCCGCGGACAGACGGGACAGCAGCTCCTTTTGGGCGCATACTCAGCCTTGAGCCGTGCCATACACAAAAAACAGGTGAAACTCTATACCCGTTACGAGATGGTCGACCTGGTCATCATCGACGGCAGGGCAAGAGGTATTATCGCCCGCAACTTAGTCACAGGTAAATTAGAGCGTTTTGCCGCCCATGCCGTAGTTATTGGTACAGGAGGATATGGAAATACTTTCTTCCTGTCTACCAATGCGATGACCTCCAACGGTTCAGCTGCATGGCAGTGCTACAAAAGGGGTGCATACTTTGCCAATCCCTGTATGGCACAAATTCACCCGACTTGCATTCCGGTACACGGGGAATTCCAGTCGAAGCTGACCCTTATGTCGGAGTCGTTACGTAACGACGGGCGTATCTGGGTACCGAAAAAACTGGAAGATGCAAAAGCTATCCGTGAGGGAAAACTGAAACCGACCGATATCAAGGAAGAAGACCGCGACTACTATCTGGAGCGCCGTTACCCGGCATTCGGGAACCTTGTTCCACGTGACGTGGCATCCCGTGCCGCCAAAGAACGTTGCGACGCAGGTTATGGTGTAGGTAATACCGGTCTGGCTGTTTACCTCGACTTTGCCGAAGCGATCAACCGCCTGGGCAAGGATGTGGTGGAAGCCCGTTACGGCAACCTCTTCCAGATGTATGAAAAGATCGTGGATGATAATCCTTATGAGACGCCCATGATGATTTATCCCGCCATCCACTACACCATGGGAGGTATCTGGGTAGATTATGAATTGATGACCAGCATTCCCGGATTGTTTGCCATCGGTGAAGCCAACTTCTCCGATCACGGTGCCAACCGTCTGGGAGCATCTGCACTGATGCAGGGATTGGCCGACGGCTACTTCGTACTTCCCTACACCATACAAAACTATTTGGCCGACCAGATCAACGTGCCGCGCTTCAAGACCGACGCACCTGAATTTGAGAAGGTCGAAAAAGAGATCAACGAGAGGATCGACCGTCTGATGAATATCAAAGGGAAACACTCTGTTGACCATATCCACAAGGAGTTGGGCCATATCATGTGGGACTTCGTAGGTATGGGCCGCGACGCGGAAGGATTGAAGACAGCGATCGAAAAACTGAAAAAGGTGAAAAAGGATTTCTGGACCAACTTACGCATTCCCGGCAACAAAGATACGCTCAACGTGGAACTCGAAAAGGCGTTGCGCCTGGCTGACTTTATCGAGATCGGCGAGCTGATGGCACACGATGCACTCGACCGCGAAGAGTCCTGCGGAGGACATTTCCGCCTGGAGCATCAAACGCCCGAAGGTGAAGCTTTACGCCACGACGATCAGTTCTCTTATGTTTCCTGCTGGGAATACCAGGGAGAAGACAAAGATCCGGTGATGTACAAGGAACCGCTTAATTATGAGTTTGTGGTTCGCCAGCAAAGGAATTACAAATCTTAG
- a CDS encoding succinate dehydrogenase/fumarate reductase iron-sulfur subunit, whose product MDKDINIKVKVWRQNGPKDKGHFETYPLENISQGSSFLEMLDILNEQLINEGKEPVVFDHDCREGICGMCSLYINGHPHGPDQGITTCQLHMRRFNDGDTITVEPWRSAGFPIIKDLMVDRSAFDKIIQAGGYVSVNTGGVPDANAIPIPRDDAEMAMDAAACIGCGACVAACKNGSAMLFVSAKVSQFALLPQGRVERKQRAKAMVAKMDELGFGNCTNTGACEVECPKNISITNIARLNREFLRAKFAD is encoded by the coding sequence ATGGATAAAGATATCAACATAAAAGTAAAAGTTTGGCGCCAGAACGGACCGAAAGACAAAGGGCACTTCGAAACTTACCCATTGGAAAATATCTCACAGGGAAGCTCATTCCTGGAGATGCTCGATATCCTGAATGAACAACTGATCAATGAAGGTAAAGAGCCGGTGGTTTTCGACCACGATTGCCGCGAAGGTATCTGCGGTATGTGTAGCCTATATATCAATGGACATCCGCATGGCCCAGACCAAGGGATCACTACCTGCCAGCTCCATATGCGCCGCTTTAACGATGGCGACACCATCACTGTAGAGCCTTGGCGCTCTGCCGGTTTCCCCATTATCAAAGACCTTATGGTAGACCGTTCGGCTTTCGATAAGATCATCCAGGCAGGTGGTTATGTATCGGTCAATACCGGTGGTGTGCCTGATGCCAATGCGATCCCTATCCCACGCGACGACGCAGAAATGGCAATGGATGCCGCGGCATGTATCGGTTGCGGTGCTTGTGTTGCAGCCTGCAAGAACGGTTCGGCCATGCTTTTCGTATCTGCCAAAGTAAGCCAGTTCGCTTTACTGCCGCAAGGACGTGTGGAAAGGAAACAACGTGCCAAAGCTATGGTGGCCAAGATGGACGAACTAGGCTTCGGAAACTGCACCAACACCGGTGCTTGTGAAGTAGAATGTCCGAAGAACATCTCTATCACCAACATCGCACGGTTGAACCGCGAGTTCCTGAGAGCAAAGTTTGCGGATTGA
- a CDS encoding porin family protein yields MKTKTLFLSALAAFLLIGATANAQLRFGLRGEVGLNKPSFSEEVFEVENLNSFKIGPTAEFMLPVVNLGVEGAILYSNDRMNVKDVSEEGAQSIVQKVSNHYLDVPVNLKYKIGFLLPVKAYLAGGPYARFLIASDDFTWETIKGEVEAKSFEAGVNLGLGAELFSRLAVGVNYGIRMTDNYSVDKPEWTDAFNGKKGTWSLTAAVYF; encoded by the coding sequence ATGAAAACAAAAACATTATTCTTAAGTGCACTGGCCGCTTTCCTCCTAATAGGAGCAACAGCCAACGCACAATTACGCTTCGGGTTAAGGGGTGAAGTAGGCCTCAACAAACCATCTTTTTCGGAAGAAGTATTCGAAGTGGAGAACCTGAATTCATTCAAGATAGGGCCTACGGCTGAATTTATGCTGCCGGTGGTGAACCTTGGAGTGGAAGGAGCCATCTTGTACAGCAACGACCGGATGAACGTAAAAGACGTTTCAGAAGAGGGAGCCCAAAGCATAGTACAGAAAGTATCCAACCACTATCTGGATGTACCGGTGAACCTGAAATACAAGATAGGGTTCCTTCTTCCCGTAAAAGCCTATCTGGCGGGTGGTCCCTATGCGCGTTTCCTGATTGCAAGTGATGATTTCACGTGGGAGACGATAAAAGGCGAAGTGGAGGCGAAAAGCTTTGAAGCGGGAGTTAACCTCGGATTAGGCGCCGAACTATTCAGCCGGTTGGCGGTAGGGGTGAACTACGGGATACGAATGACCGACAACTATTCGGTGGACAAACCGGAATGGACCGACGCGTTCAACGGGAAAAAAGGCACCTGGTCACTGACGGCAGCTGTATACTTTTAA
- the priA gene encoding replication restart helicase PriA has protein sequence MYADVILPLPLSGLFTYAIPAEMQHKIGRGFRVTVPFGRRKYYTAIVTKIHRQSPENFTVKEIQSLLDSTPVVTEQQLELWEWISFYYLSAQGDVFKAALPSPMMPADLQPGFIPKSETHLRINPTLDDIAISASIGKARKQQLLLDEIMWFLTETGRESISKREVKELTGYSPAVLNGLLRKEILHLFSVGRSRLHPKTAPTRTPYPLSEEQQKALDTIQSSFSDKQTVLLHGATSSGKTEIYIHLIHQLLTEGKQILYLLPEIALTTQLTQRLQAVFGDKIGIYHSGIDDQERTEIWQKMLSETPYEIILGVRSSLFLPFRRLGLVIVDEEHETSYKQQEPSPRYHARDTAIMLAHMSGAKTLLGSATPAIESYYNAQTGKYGLVTLNKRFGNIEAPLVSLQNTKDLRRRKKMKNLLAPVLMDEINKALENGEQAILFRNRRGFAPMVECKSCAWTPKCNHCDVTLTYHKKANSLICHYCNTSYPLPSGCPSCHEGELKSLGTGTERLEEEVAQLFPDAVVARMDSDTTRGKDSFERIINDFQENRIQILVGTQMISKGLDFGNVRVVGIVATDSMLNYPDFRSHERGFQLITQAAGRAGRRDKQGVVIIQTVDPQQPIYRFIIRNDYESFYQSQITERKLFKYPPFTRLISITLKHKDERKVESGAAFICQQLRQSLGNRVLGPNKPIISRIQQQHIREVLLKIDHHFSPSQVRELIKTAESRLKGNGDLKQILLYYNVDWV, from the coding sequence ATGTATGCTGATGTAATATTGCCACTTCCGCTTTCCGGCCTGTTCACATACGCCATTCCGGCGGAAATGCAACACAAGATCGGGAGAGGATTCAGGGTAACCGTACCCTTCGGAAGGCGAAAATATTACACAGCCATCGTCACAAAAATACACCGGCAATCGCCTGAAAATTTCACCGTCAAGGAGATCCAGTCCCTTCTCGATTCGACCCCTGTTGTAACCGAACAACAGTTGGAATTGTGGGAATGGATCTCTTTTTATTATCTCTCCGCACAAGGAGATGTGTTCAAAGCAGCACTTCCCTCCCCGATGATGCCGGCCGACCTACAACCCGGCTTCATCCCGAAAAGTGAAACACATCTACGGATCAATCCTACACTGGATGATATTGCTATTAGCGCATCCATTGGAAAGGCGCGCAAACAGCAGTTACTGCTGGACGAAATTATGTGGTTTCTCACCGAAACCGGTAGGGAAAGTATCAGCAAGAGAGAGGTAAAAGAGCTGACCGGCTACTCCCCGGCAGTACTGAACGGACTACTCCGGAAAGAGATACTACACCTTTTTTCCGTAGGGAGAAGCCGCCTCCACCCAAAAACAGCACCGACCCGTACCCCCTACCCTCTGAGCGAAGAACAACAGAAAGCATTAGACACTATTCAAAGCAGTTTTTCCGATAAACAGACTGTCCTTTTACACGGAGCCACTTCCAGCGGAAAAACAGAAATCTATATCCATCTTATCCATCAACTTCTTACCGAAGGCAAACAGATACTTTACCTCCTGCCGGAAATCGCCCTGACCACACAACTCACCCAACGGCTGCAGGCTGTTTTCGGTGATAAAATAGGTATTTACCACTCCGGGATTGACGACCAGGAGCGGACAGAAATCTGGCAAAAGATGTTGTCAGAGACACCCTATGAAATTATATTGGGTGTACGTTCCTCCCTTTTCCTTCCGTTCCGGCGGTTAGGGTTGGTGATTGTGGATGAAGAACATGAAACCAGCTACAAGCAACAGGAGCCTTCACCCCGTTATCATGCACGCGATACGGCCATCATGCTGGCACATATGTCAGGTGCAAAAACATTGTTGGGATCGGCAACTCCTGCCATTGAGTCCTATTACAATGCCCAAACAGGTAAATATGGACTGGTGACCCTGAATAAGCGCTTCGGCAATATAGAGGCACCCCTGGTCAGCCTGCAAAATACTAAAGATCTGCGTCGTCGGAAGAAAATGAAGAACTTACTTGCCCCTGTATTGATGGACGAGATCAATAAGGCGCTGGAAAACGGGGAACAAGCCATCCTTTTCCGTAACCGTCGCGGTTTTGCTCCAATGGTTGAATGTAAATCATGTGCCTGGACACCGAAATGCAACCACTGTGATGTCACTCTTACCTACCACAAGAAAGCTAACAGCCTGATATGCCACTATTGCAATACCTCCTACCCTTTGCCATCCGGATGCCCTTCATGCCACGAAGGAGAGTTGAAATCGCTCGGAACCGGTACTGAACGGCTCGAAGAGGAGGTAGCACAACTCTTTCCCGACGCAGTAGTGGCCCGAATGGACAGTGATACTACACGCGGCAAGGATTCATTCGAGCGTATCATCAACGATTTTCAGGAGAACCGGATTCAGATACTGGTCGGCACACAGATGATCTCAAAAGGGTTGGATTTCGGGAATGTGCGTGTGGTAGGTATTGTTGCAACAGACTCGATGTTGAACTACCCTGATTTCCGTTCACACGAGCGCGGTTTCCAGTTGATTACCCAAGCGGCAGGTAGGGCAGGACGAAGAGACAAGCAGGGAGTGGTCATTATCCAGACTGTCGACCCCCAACAACCGATTTACAGGTTTATCATCCGTAACGATTACGAAAGTTTTTATCAGTCCCAAATCACAGAGAGGAAACTGTTTAAATATCCTCCATTCACCCGTCTGATCTCCATTACCCTAAAACATAAGGATGAGCGGAAAGTGGAATCCGGAGCAGCATTTATTTGTCAACAACTAAGACAATCACTCGGGAACAGAGTGTTAGGTCCCAACAAACCTATAATCAGCCGTATTCAACAACAACATATTCGTGAAGTCCTACTGAAAATCGACCATCACTTCTCTCCCTCCCAAGTAAGGGAATTGATCAAAACAGCAGAATCCCGCCTCAAGGGGAATGGCGATCTCAAACAAATACTTCTATATTATAATGTGGACTGGGTGTAA
- a CDS encoding Rne/Rng family ribonuclease: MTSELVVDVQSKEITIAVLEDKKLVELQQESQDGSFAVGNIYLGKVKKLMPALNAAFVNVGHKKDAFLHYLDLGVEFNSVLYFQKQVEDKKKIPQLQKMKLQPEIEKEGSIADILKVGQEILVQVAKEPISTKGPRLTAEISFAGRFMVLIPFINRVSVSQKIKSREERARLRQLMQSIKPKNFGVIIRTNAEGKRVADLDAELKVLLKRWEDNIGKIQKAKAPSLIYEETGRTVALLRDIFSPSFEQIHVNDQEVARQIADYVSVIAPDRKNVVKEYKGALPILDNFGITKQIKSLFGKTVTFKNGAYLIIEHTEALHVIDVNSGNRNKSKLGQEESAYEVNVAAAEEIARQLRLRDMGGIIVIDFIDMNKGEHRNKLLAKMQELMAKDRAKHNILPLSKFGLMQITRQRVRPEMEVATSEVCPTCFGKGKIKSSILFTDTLEGKIDYLATKLKVKKFSLHIHPYVAAYVQQGLFSLKYKWRKKFNVGMKIIPDQKLGFLQYEFYDKEGNEIDLKEEIEMK; encoded by the coding sequence GTGACAAGCGAACTTGTTGTGGATGTTCAATCCAAAGAAATTACCATCGCGGTTCTCGAAGACAAGAAACTGGTAGAATTGCAACAGGAGAGCCAGGATGGTTCATTTGCGGTTGGAAACATCTACTTGGGCAAAGTTAAGAAACTGATGCCCGCCCTCAACGCTGCATTTGTGAATGTGGGACATAAAAAGGACGCTTTTCTTCACTACTTGGATTTAGGGGTTGAATTCAACTCTGTTCTCTATTTTCAGAAACAGGTTGAAGACAAAAAGAAGATACCGCAGCTCCAGAAGATGAAGCTGCAGCCCGAGATCGAGAAAGAAGGGTCAATCGCGGATATATTGAAAGTAGGGCAGGAAATATTAGTGCAAGTAGCCAAAGAACCTATTTCAACGAAGGGTCCGAGATTGACGGCCGAAATCTCCTTCGCAGGACGATTTATGGTGTTAATACCATTTATCAACAGGGTATCGGTATCACAAAAGATTAAATCGCGCGAGGAGCGTGCCCGGCTGAGACAGTTGATGCAGAGTATCAAACCGAAAAATTTCGGAGTGATCATACGCACCAATGCTGAAGGTAAACGGGTAGCCGACCTCGATGCGGAACTCAAGGTGCTGCTAAAGAGATGGGAAGATAATATCGGCAAGATACAGAAAGCCAAGGCCCCCTCTTTGATTTATGAGGAAACGGGACGTACAGTAGCACTGTTACGCGATATTTTTAGTCCCTCTTTCGAGCAGATCCATGTCAATGACCAGGAAGTAGCCCGGCAGATTGCCGATTATGTGAGTGTGATTGCCCCCGACCGTAAGAATGTGGTCAAGGAATATAAAGGAGCACTCCCCATTTTAGATAACTTCGGCATTACCAAACAGATTAAATCGCTCTTTGGAAAAACTGTTACGTTTAAAAACGGTGCTTATCTCATTATTGAGCATACCGAAGCATTGCATGTGATTGATGTGAATAGCGGAAACCGTAACAAATCAAAACTCGGTCAGGAAGAGAGTGCTTACGAAGTAAATGTGGCTGCCGCCGAAGAGATTGCCCGCCAGTTGCGTTTGCGGGATATGGGAGGTATTATCGTCATCGACTTTATTGACATGAATAAAGGGGAGCATCGTAATAAGTTGCTCGCCAAGATGCAGGAGTTGATGGCTAAAGACAGGGCCAAGCATAATATCCTGCCATTGAGCAAATTCGGATTAATGCAGATTACGCGTCAGCGTGTCCGCCCCGAAATGGAAGTTGCCACAAGCGAGGTTTGCCCCACCTGCTTTGGTAAAGGAAAGATAAAGTCGTCGATTCTTTTCACAGACACATTGGAAGGAAAGATCGATTATCTAGCGACCAAGCTAAAAGTGAAGAAATTCAGTCTGCATATACATCCCTATGTTGCAGCTTATGTTCAGCAGGGTCTCTTTTCGTTGAAGTACAAATGGAGAAAAAAATTCAATGTAGGTATGAAAATTATCCCCGACCAGAAGCTCGGGTTCCTGCAATATGAATTTTATGACAAAGAAGGAAACGAAATAGATCTGAAAGAAGAAATTGAAATGAAATAA
- a CDS encoding HU family DNA-binding protein translates to MTKADIVNEIAKKTGVDKASVLATVESFMEVVKDSLANNENVYLRGFGSFIVKKRAQKTARNISKNTTIIIPEHNIPAFKPAKTFVGQVKGDK, encoded by the coding sequence ATGACTAAAGCAGACATTGTAAATGAAATTGCGAAAAAGACCGGCGTAGATAAGGCATCGGTATTGGCAACAGTGGAGTCTTTCATGGAAGTGGTAAAAGACTCTTTGGCAAATAACGAAAACGTATACCTCAGAGGTTTCGGAAGTTTCATTGTGAAAAAAAGAGCACAAAAAACAGCTCGTAACATTTCCAAAAATACAACTATCATCATCCCCGAACATAATATCCCCGCTTTTAAGCCTGCCAAAACTTTTGTAGGCCAGGTAAAAGGTGATAAATAA
- the mutY gene encoding A/G-specific adenine glycosylase, with protein sequence MKEKNRNSLITSLLLSWYEKEGRDLPWRETTDPYKIWISEIILQQTRVVQGRDYYFRFIERFPTVESLAAAKEDEVLKLWQGLGYYTRARNVHAAAKQVKSIFNGVFPSTYSNIISLRGVGEYTAAAVASIAFNEPYAVVDGNVFRVIARLFGISLSIHSSEGKKVIREIAQSLLDTQDPGRYNQAVMDFGALICTPAQPKCIACVLQDYCTAFAGNRVGELPVNDRKISIRNRYFHYFHILHNGSTFLQKRNGSDIWKNLFEFPLIETTLPSDFTELEKREPFRKLFAGISTFSVDHRLAIKHQLTHQAIHTHFYRIIIPDEIPFNPPKEIFRIDDEQLLEYPVSRLTHKYLETI encoded by the coding sequence ATGAAAGAGAAGAACAGGAACTCATTGATTACATCGCTTTTACTGAGCTGGTACGAAAAAGAAGGACGTGATCTACCGTGGCGGGAAACTACTGACCCATATAAAATATGGATCTCGGAAATAATTTTACAACAAACAAGGGTCGTACAGGGAAGGGATTACTATTTTCGGTTCATCGAGCGATTCCCTACTGTGGAATCACTGGCTGCCGCCAAAGAAGATGAAGTATTGAAACTATGGCAAGGTCTGGGTTATTATACCCGTGCCCGCAATGTACATGCCGCAGCAAAACAGGTGAAGAGCATCTTTAACGGTGTATTTCCTTCGACTTACTCTAATATCATTTCACTGAGAGGTGTAGGTGAATACACAGCGGCGGCTGTTGCATCGATTGCATTCAACGAGCCTTATGCCGTAGTGGACGGTAACGTATTCCGGGTAATTGCCCGTCTATTCGGCATTTCATTGTCGATACATAGCTCGGAAGGAAAAAAAGTGATCAGAGAGATTGCCCAGTCACTGCTTGACACACAAGATCCCGGAAGATATAATCAGGCAGTGATGGACTTCGGAGCTTTGATCTGTACCCCTGCCCAGCCCAAATGCATAGCTTGTGTACTTCAGGATTACTGCACCGCTTTTGCTGGGAACCGGGTGGGTGAACTTCCGGTGAATGATCGGAAAATCTCCATCAGGAACCGGTATTTCCACTACTTCCATATATTACACAACGGCAGCACGTTTCTGCAAAAACGTAACGGTTCGGATATCTGGAAAAACCTGTTCGAATTCCCTTTGATTGAAACAACTTTGCCATCCGATTTTACAGAATTGGAAAAGAGAGAACCCTTCAGGAAGCTCTTCGCCGGGATATCCACTTTTTCAGTCGACCACCGGCTGGCAATCAAACATCAACTTACCCACCAGGCCATACACACTCACTTTTACCGGATAATTATTCCCGATGAGATTCCATTCAATCCTCCCAAGGAGATATTTAGAATTGATGATGAACAACTTTTGGAATATCCGGTATCAAGATTAACCCACAAATATCTCGAGACAATTTAA
- a CDS encoding single-stranded DNA-binding protein, which translates to MSVNKVILVGNVGRDPEMKYFDNDVAKANFSLATSERGYTTSGGTQVPERTEWHNIVCWRGLAQVAEKFVKKGTLVYVEGKIRSRSYDDQNGVKRYITEIVADNLELLGRRGGSDEGFGNRENENEQNHAASSGSALSDEQDEISDADDLPF; encoded by the coding sequence ATGTCGGTAAACAAAGTAATCTTAGTAGGGAATGTGGGAAGAGACCCGGAAATGAAGTATTTTGACAATGATGTTGCTAAAGCGAACTTCTCGCTGGCAACCAGCGAAAGAGGTTACACAACTTCTGGCGGCACGCAGGTGCCTGAACGTACGGAATGGCATAACATTGTATGTTGGAGAGGATTGGCGCAAGTTGCTGAAAAATTTGTAAAGAAAGGTACATTGGTGTATGTGGAAGGAAAAATCCGCTCCCGTTCATACGATGACCAGAATGGGGTGAAAAGGTACATTACCGAAATTGTGGCAGATAATCTGGAACTTCTGGGCCGCAGGGGAGGTAGTGACGAGGGATTTGGAAATAGGGAAAATGAAAATGAACAAAATCACGCCGCTTCGTCGGGCAGTGCCCTTAGCGACGAGCAGGACGAAATCTCAGACGCAGATGATTTGCCATTTTAA